CAGTGGCAGGAGTTATAAAAGTTCCCATGACGTTATCTGGGGTCTACACCCTTTCAGGTATATTATTTTTGTTGGGTGCTTTACTAATCGTTCCTCTTTTTAAAATAAAAGAGGAGGGGGCAAATCTGTCAATGACAGAGAAGCAGCCTCAGGTCTAGGATGAAAAAGGTGCGTTAAGCTTAGCTTAATGCACCTTTTTTGTATTTTCTTGACTTGTTAGTTGTTGTTCTGCAAATTCACGGTATAAATCATGGGATTGTGTTAATTCGTGATGGGTGCCGATTCCCGTTACTCGCCCTTTTTCGATAAAAATAATCTTATCCGCATCCACGATGGTTGATAGGCGATGAGCAATGACAAAGGTAGTACGGCCTTCCATTAATCGGGATAAAGCCTGCTGCACAATTCCTTCTGATTGGCTGTCCAAGCTTGCCGTTGCTTCGTCCATCATTAAAATCTTAGGGTCGCGTAAAAAGGCACGTGCGATGGCAATGCGCTGTCTTTGACCGCCTGAAAGTTTTACTCCGCGTTCTCCAACCTCTGTGCCTAATCCATCCGAAAAGGATTTAATAAATTCACTCGCATACGCCATCTCACAAACTTCCCAGAGTCTTTCATCAGTAATGGATTCATCATTGGGAAGCCCGTAACATAAATTTTCGCGGATGGTTCCTGCCATCATCGCACTTTCCTGTGAAACATAACCAATTTGACTGCGCCAGGTTACAGCCGATAAATCAGTGATTGGGATATCGCCAACTATAATTTTGCCTGAGGTCGGTTCATAGAAGCGTTCAAGTAAGCCGAACATGGTAGTTTTCCCGCCTCCGCTTGGTCCTGCAAATGCAATCATTTCCCCAGGCTGGGCCTCAAATGACACATCTTCAAGAACAGGTTCATCTTCACTATAGGAAAAAGAAACATTCCTAACCAGAATAGGTTTATTACCGATGTCTAATTCCATTCCTTTTTGTCCTTCTTCAAGAGGAAGGTTTAAAATATCAATAATCCGTTCGGTGGCTCCTTTTGCTTTTTGTAATTGTGTAAAGAACATAGCGAAACTTGTAATTGGAAAAATAATTTGAAAAAGGTAAAGTAAGAATGCAACAAGTGACCCGGTGGACATCGTTCCATTTGCCACCCGCATGCCTCCGTATCCAATAATCATCACGATTACAATCATGACAACAAGGTACATGATGGGAGCTATTAAAGCCGTAATTCGTGCTTCTTTTAAACCAAACCCTAGCAATTTTTCGATTCCTGATAATCCTTTTGTCTCTTCATGCTTTTCTGCCGTTGAAGCCTTCATTAATCGGATTTCGCTCAACGTTTGTTGAATATTACCGGTAAAGGTGGCCGTTTCATCCTGTAAACCCCGAGAAATCTTCGCCATCTTCCTGCCGAGCGGCATCATAATAATAAAGGTAAGAGGAACAGATATTAACATTAATAATGTCATTTTCCAGTCCATAATCAAGAGAATTGTAATGGCGCCGATAATCGAAATAATACCTGTGATAAATTGTGGGAAGTGATTTGAAATTAAATCACGGACAATACTCGTATCGCTGATGACACGGCTGACGGTTTCACCACTGGATTGTTTATCAAAGAAGCTGACAGGTAAACGAATCAATTTGACCCACATCCGTTCACGTAGACGGGCGACAATCTTTTGACCAACAAAGCTTAACAGGTATATCGATACCCCGTTTATGACCGCTTGGAAAATAAAAGCTGCTCCAATTCCAATCATAAGCGGAACACTTAAGGAGGACACTGAGAAGCCATCTACTAAGTTTTTGGTTAGTACAGGAACAAGGAGACCAGCAAGTGTTGTAATAAGGCTTGCAGTCAATCCAATACCTAATGCAAGCTTGGGGATTTTGGCGGATAAAATAAGCGAAATAAATGGCTTTAAACCATCTTGTTTAGGGTTCATTTTGTATGACTCCATTCCAAAAAATGACTTCAATTAGCATGATACTTACATATGAAGTGATATGCAAATGATATTTTGATAAGATGGAGCAAGTAAAAGAAAGAGAGGAATTATAGATACGATGAATGAATCAAAAACAATAACAAATTCAAATACAGCGAGTGAATCCAAAGCATGGTTGTACGTTATAATTGCGGGATTTCTTGAGGTGGTTTGGGCAAGCGGGTTTAAATATGATGAAGTTCCTTCCCTTGTTGTTCTTATAGCCATTTTATTAAGTTTTGATTTAATTATTAGAGCTACAAAAGTTATTCCGGTTGGGACTGTATACGCTGTATTTGCCGGAATTGGTACCATAGGAACTGTCATTGTCGAGGTTATCTTTGAAAATGGCTCTGTCAGTCCATTAAGAATACTCCTTATTTTATTACTGTTGGCTTGTATTATTGGCTTGAAATTAACAAATAAGGAAGGTGAAGTTTAATGGATTGGCTGATGCTTATTTTAGGAGGATGTTTTGAAGTTGTTGGGGTTATCGGATTAAAAAGAACGGCCGATAAAGGTAATATTGTGAATTATCTCATACTAATTGGAGGATTTATTATGAGTTTCCAGCTGCTCGTTCAGGCAATGGAAACGATACCGTTATCAACGGCCTATGCCGTATGGACAGGGATTGGAACGGTAGGGGCAGCAGTTGTTGGAATGGTATTCTTTAAGGAATCAAAAAGCTGGCTTCGAACAGCGTGTATTCTAGGAATTATCTTCTCAGTCGTTGGCTTAAAGCTCGTTCATTAATAAATATCTCAAATGATGAAGAATAAAAAAGCATAAGACGTCTACGTGACCAAAAAAGTGGTAACATAAAGCTCTGCCAATATAAAGTGGTCACTAATAAATAGACGAAAACATCTCTCGTAATCGGGAGATGTTTTCGTTTAATGCGTAGTTAACTTTTCAAGCTCTGAAAATACAGCTTCATAATCCTCTTTTTTATCTGCTTTAAAGGAAGTGTTGATATAGGTGATCATTCCATCTCTATTGATAACAAAGACGGAGCGGATGGCGACTTCACCTTTTTCGTTAAACACCTTGTAGTCTTTGATGGTCTGCCTCTTCCAATCAGAAGCTAGAGGATAGGGCAATGTCCCCATACTGGCGGCAAAAACTCGGTGCGAGTGAATATGGTCGGCACTGATTCCAATCACCTCTGCACCTAACTGTTCAAATCTTTTGTAGTCCTCTTTCCAAGAGGCGATTTCTTTAATTCAGCCTGGAGTAAAATCCATACCATAAAAGGCAACCACCAGATTCATCTTTCCTCGATAATCCGAAAGAGAAAGGGGGTCCTTTGTTGTTGCAGGTAATGAAAAATCAGGGGCGATGTCCCCAACCTTTAAGGGTGCTTCCAAGATCAATCATCCTTTCTTAAAACAATATCCTTGCTAGGTTCTCCAACTTGATAGGAAATTAGACAAAAAAAGATGGTGCCAGGGCACCATCTTTTTTTGTCTAGCTACAGCGCCTAGGGGCTCGGGGTCATAAGCCAATCCGTCAAAGAGGTTAAAGAACAACCTTTCTGCCGGCTCGTCTTATGCCTGTCGCCCCTGGGAAAAAATGAACTGCTTTTTCCTTGTTCAAGGCGCTTCCGCTTTTCTAATAGGAAATAGCCTGGCTCCCAAATTGGGACCAGCTTGTTACAAAGTCTTGAAAATCGGCTGACCTATTTTGGTCGGGAAAAAAGGGATCATTAAAATACACATGGTTTTCATCATAACCCGTTACAAGGACAGAATGGACTTTTCGCGTGATTTTGATTTCACCCTCATTTGTATTCCATGTTTCCCAGTGTTTCTCCGGTAAAAAGGTATATGTGCTGCCGACTATCACCCAAACGGGTTTACCATCGTTAAGCTTTTTTTGCACAGAAGAAAAGGGATCCCCGGTAATATTATCAATTTGGTTCGGCAGGTATTGATTTGCCAGGTCCTCAATGACCTCATGATAAACACCTAAGCCAGGTTCATTATAGGTGTACATATTGCCGACAAATCCTAGATGGGGATTTCCATAAATTTCACCAATTAAATAGGGTACCTTGGGTATTTCATCTGCAAGAGTGAGCTTGTCAACTGGAACTCCAGCAAAATTTAATAACATTGCCAAGCTGGTCACTTCACAGCCACGGGGAAGTTCAGGAAATTGCATTAATGCAGGAACGGATAATAATATGCTTTCTTTCATAAGGGTCTCCTTTTGATATACAACTACTGTCCGATCCATGTGAACATCCGATTTATATTCTGCGCTCGTTTTTATCGGAGAGATAGAAGCATAGTAGATGGGAAAGATTAAAAGGAGGCTTACCAATGCTATTTTTTTTGATTGATGATTTTTCATGTAAGGAGCTCCTTTTCTATATCTCTAACTATCTAAGATTCTAGAAATTAGTGCAGTGACCGCTGAGTTAAGCTATTACTTTTTACCTAATTATTACTATTTCCCCATTGAAGGGATTTCTCCTCCAAATAGTATTTTAATCCTCAAAGTAAAGCGCTCTATTGAAGATTTACGAGGTTAACACCATATTTATGTCACAAATTATTCAGAAATAAGTGAAAATAGTTCTCGATTGTTTATTGACTATACAAATTACACTGATTATAATCAAATGTATAGGACGTTGATAATGATTTTCAATGTCATTTATTTTTCTTTCTAAGTGATAAGAATTCTCAATTAGAATGAGAATGAGAGAATAATAGAAATGTTGGGGACTGCGATGATGAAGAAAAGATATTTACTACTAGGATTAATACTCTTATCTGCTGTTTCCTTGTTTGTTGGGGTTAGCAGTATATCACCATTGGACTTGTTAGATTTCCAATCTGAGGAGACCCAGATTTTCCTTATCAGCCGACTGCCAAGGCTAATAGCAATCCTGCTTGCAGGAGCTGGGATGAGTATTGCAGGTTTGATTATGCAACAGCTCAGCCGAAACAAATTTGTTTCACCGACGACGGCAGGAACTCTTGACGCAACAAGGCTTGGTATCCTTGTTTCAATGCTGTTGTTTGCAAATGCAACCATGCTTGAAAAAATGGCAGTAGCCTTTGCTTTTGCACTTGCAGGTACATTTTTGTTTATGCAAATTCTTGATCGAATCAAGTTTAAAGATGCTATTTTCATCCCGCTTGTTGGGTTGATGTTTGGGAATATTTTGTCTTCGGTAACGACTTTTTTCGCGTATCGTGCTGACGTCATTCAAAATATGTCTGCTTGGCTTCAGGGTGATTTTTCAATGATTATGAAGGGAAGATATGAACTACTTTACATAAGTCTTCCGATATTAATCATTGCTTATTTCTATGCTAACCGTTTCACTGTGGCTGGTATGGGTGAGGACTTTTCAAAAAATCTTGGGCTTGCTTATCGCCAGATTGTAAATATTGGTCTGATATTGGTTGCACTGGTGACCACGACGGTTGTTTTGACAGTGGGGATCATTCCGTTTTTAGGTTTGATTATTCCAAATATCATATCCATTTTTAAAGGCGACCATTTACAAAAAACATTGCCGCATACCGCACTCCTTGGAGCTATTTTCCTTCTGATTTGCGATATATTGGGCCGGGTGCTCATTTATCCATATGAGATTTCGATCAGTCTCATGGTTGGTGTAATCGGAAGCGGAATTTTCTTATACTTACTGTTCCGGAGGAAGGCATATGCGTAACTCAGTAAAATTGGCCATACTCGCACTGATCGCTGCGGGGGCTTGTGCCATCTATTTATTTCATGATTTAAACGGAAGCTTTGGATACGCCCTGCCAAAACGAACGATAAAAGTGCTGGCAATGGTTTTAACGGGTGTCACAATCGCCTATGCAACGGTAGTGTTTCAGACCATTACCCATAATAAAATTTTAACACCGAGCATCATGGGATTAGATTCCCTTTACATGCTCTTACAAACATTAATTATTTTCTTTTTAGGCTCCGGCCATATGCTGATAGTCAATAAACAGGTGAATTTTTTACTCTCTGTTGCTGTAATGATTGTATTTGCACTCTTTTTGTATAAGTTTCTTTTCAAAAAGGGCAATCAGCCAATCTACTTTTTATTACTTGTAGGAATCATTGTAGGAACGTTTTTCTCAAGTATCTCTACTTTTTTCCAAGTATTGATTGATCCAAATGAATTTCAGATTGTACAAGACCGCATGTTTGCGAGTTTCAATAATATTAATTCAGACTTAGTCTGGCTGGCCATTGCGATTGTCTGCCTTGTAATGATCTATGCATGGCGCTTTTTAAAGTATTTAGACGTATTATCCTTAGGTCGTGATACTGCGATTAATTTAGGGGTTCCCTATGATTCGATTGTCAAAAAAATGCTTGTGATTGTAGCAGTCTTCATCTCAATCTCGACTGGATTAGTAGGACCGATTACTTTTTTTGGCTTAATTGTTGCCAATTTGTCCTATCAATTTTTCAAAACCTACAAACACACCGTACTGATTTCTGGTGCGATTCTCATGAGCATCATCGCCCTTGTTGGCGGGCAATGGGTGGTTGAAAGAGTCTTTACTTTTTCAACAACGTTAAGTGTCATTATTAACTTTATTGGTGGAGTGTACTTCATCTATTTACTGCTAAAGGAGAGGAAAGCTACATGATTCAAGTCCGAGCTTTGTCAAAGTTATATGGTAAAAAGTCGGTTGTTGAGGATGTAACCGTTGATATTCAGCCGCGGAAGATCACGAGCTTTATTGGTCCAAATGGAGCAGGCAAATCGACTTTACTATCAATGGTAAGCCGTCTTCTTGATTCAGATACTGGTGAAGTGCTGATTGACAAATTTGATGTGAAAAAGATGAAGTCTAATGATTTCGCCAAGAAGGTTTCGATATTAAAACAGTCCAATTACATGAATGTTCGTTTGACGATTCGTGAACTAGTATCCTTCGGACGCTTTCCTTATTCTAAGGGGCGGTTGACGGAGGAAGATGAACGGATGGTTGATCAATCACTTGAATATATGCACCTAACCGAAATGCAGGATAGCTTTTTAGATGAGTTATCAGGTGGTCAAAGGCAGCGTGCATTTATCGCGATGGTTATTGCGCAGGATACAGAGTACATTTTGCTTGATGAACCCTTAAACAATTTAGATATGAAGCATTCCGTTCAAATTATGAAAATACTGCGCCGTCTGGTTGATGAGCTTGGTAAAACCGTTGTCATCGTGCTTCATGATATCAACTTTGCGTCTGTTTACTCTGATCGTATTGTAGCGATGAAGGATGGTAAGGTCGTGAAAGATGGACCTACAGAAGAAATTATTGAATCAGCCGCATTAAAAGAGATTTACGATATGGATATTCCCATTCAGAAAATGGATGGCTGCAGAATTTGTGTTTATTTTAGCTCATGAAAAAAGGAGAGATTTAAGGATGAAAAAGTGGAGTTTTTTAGTTTTAATGGCATCAATGATTTTATTATTAGCAGCTTGTGGGTCTAAGGAAGAAAGCAAAACAGAAACAACCGATGCAAAACCTGCAGCGGCTGAAAAAATGACGATTGAACATAAGTATGGCAAGGTGGAAATTGACAAAAATCCAGAGAAAATAGTTGTTTTTGACTTTGGAATTTTAGACACATTAGATGAACTTGGTGTGGAAGTAACTGGAGTTCCACAGACAGCAGTCCCTGCCTACTTAGAAAAATACGCTGGCGAAGGATATACGAACGTTGGCAGCTTAAAAGAGCCTGATTTTGAAGCGATTCATGCGATGCAGCCGGAAGTTATTTTCATCACTACTCGCCAAGCTGAATTATACGATCAGTTTGCAGAAATTGCTCCAACAGTTTATGTGGAATTAGATTATACAAAATACATGGAGTCATTTGAGAAAAACATGAACCTTGTTGGTGACATTTTTGACAAGAAGGATGAAGTGGCTAGCAGAGTAGAAGAGATTAAAGCAAGCGTTGATGAGTTAAATAAAAAAGCTTCGGCACTTGATAAAAAAGGGTTAATCGTCTTAGCAAATGAAGGAAAAGTAAGTGCCTATGGACCAAGCTCACGTTTTGGCGTCATTCATGATGTCTTTGGTTTCGGAGCAGCAGATGAGAAAATCGAGGTTTCAACGCATGGTCAAAGTATTACCATGGAATATATTATGGAGACAAATCCAGACGTATTGTTTGTTATTGACCGTAACACAGCAGTAGGCGGCGAAGCCGGTGCTGAAAAAGTAATCGAAAATGAACTTGTCAAAAAGACCACTGCCTTCAAAGAAAATAAAATCATCTACTTAGATCCAGATGCTTGGTACCTAAGCGGTGGCGGATTACAATCTGTAAAACTTATGGCTGAAGAAATCGAAAAGTCATTATAAAATTTAAAGCCAGGTTACATACCTGGCTTTAATTATAAGGAGGGATAATTTATGTTTTATCAGGTTAGAAGAATTGTCGTAAAAGAGGGATTTAGTGAGCAGGTAGTCGAGAACTTTTCAAATCGTGGCGGCTTGATGGCTCAGCGGCCTGGATACATTGGAAAACAGATTTTGGTGAAAAAGGTTCGTCGCGGTGAAGAGGAAGTTATGGTTATGATTCAATGGGAATCTGAAGAGGATTGGAAGAATTGGGAGAAGAGCCCAGAGCATATTGCCGGTCATAAGGCGAAGCCCAAGGCAGAGAAGCCTGAGTATGTTGTTGAATCCAGCCATGATCTTTATTATGTAAAAGGATAAATTCAAAAATGAAGTCGAAAGAGGCTGACATGAATGGTCACATGCTGTGATCGCATTCTGTCAGCCTCTTTTGTTTTATTTCTTTTCAATTTCCACGTTATTTTCTTTTGCCAATGCATCTAACTTTTTATTATAGTCTTCAATTTGCAGACGACCTTCTTCTAATAATTGGTTGGCCTCTTCAATCATATTTGAATCTTGTTTCTCTATAGCTTCTTTAATTTTTTCAAAGGCACTTAGCTGAAGATTTGCCCCAGAAAGGTATATCTCATGGATTTCTTTCAATTCATCACTTTCAATACTTGCGCTCTCTAGTTCATTAATTAATTCAGTATAGTTCGGAATTACCTCATTAACCAGGGCATCATGCATGGTTGGGTCATCCTTATAATTGGCCCCCGCAACACCTTCATAAGCCGCAACAGCCTTATCCTCCAGTTCCTGTGCAGTCTTCAATTCCTTATTTATATAATTCAAAATGTCGTCCTGGACCGGCCCCCCGCATCCAGCCAAAACAAGTAAACAACCAAATACCACCAGAGCCAACACGCGCTTAACCATAACTCCACCTCCACCCGACCATTATATGAGCAACTGGAAGTCCACTATGTATGAACAAAATTCAAAAAAGCCTAATTAATCGGAAAAACTAAATTTTGAGTGTCCACCTGAGACGGACAGTGTCCACGTGTGGTGCCTGTCACCCATTCTAAAAAAAATCTTTTATTTATTTTACAATTCTGTAAAATGGAGAATGAAGGATTATGATTTGTTTGGAGAGATTGCCATGGCGAAATGTTACCCGATTTTTGGCAGAGCAGGAACTGCGGATTTATATAATCCTGATGAGCTGCTGGATTTATTTCTTAGATGCACGGTAGATGGTATTTGTATTACAAATATGGAGAATCGATTCATTCGAATCAACCAGATATATACAAAGATTTTTGGGTATACAGAGGATGATGTGATTGGAAGATGTGTTGATGAGTTTCCTAACCCAGATTTTCTAAATGGGATTATGTTAAAGGTAAAAGATGGACAGGACTTCCCTAATCTTATTTCCCAATTTCACCATAAGAATGGGCACCTCCTAGACATTGCCGTTTCTTACTCACCATTACGGACCTCAACTGGAGGTATTATTGCGACAATTGCTATATTTCGTGATGTCACAAAAGAGATTAATATGGAAAGAGAATTAAAAAAGACACGTGAGTTATATAAATTAATTTCCGAAAATGCTTCGGATTTAATTAAGGTTTATTCAAAGGATAAGACGATAGTCTATGCTTCTCCATCTCATGAAAAGGTATTGGGATTTTCCCCAGATGAGTTGATAGGTCAGCATGTGCTGGACGTTATCCAGGCAGAGGAACAAGAACCATTAAAAAGGATGTCGAAGAACCTTCATGATTCGGGAGAACCTCAGCTAATACAACTAAAATTGAAAACAAAGGACAATAAAGCTTTTTATTCAGAGACAACGGTTTCTCCAGTTTACAATGAAAATATGGGAATAGAATCTTATGTTACGGTTGGAAGAAATATCACCGAACGTATTGAAAATGATAAGGCACTTCGTAATTTAGATCGGCTTTCCATTATTGGTCAATTAGCTGCAGGTGTTGCTCATGAAATCAGAAATCCCTTGACATCCTTGAAAGGTTTTTCGAAACTATTGAAAACGTCGACTCCATCTGAAAAACAAAATGAATACTTATCCATTATCTCAGATGAATTAGATCGTATTGATATGATTGTCAATGAGTTTATGTCATTGGCTAAACCTCAGGCTATTCAATTTGAACAAGGGAATTTGATTTCAATCATAGATAGTACGATTAATGTGTTACGTCCACAAGCGATGCTTGATAATGTCCAGTTTACGGTTAAATATCCAAAAGAAGACAATCTTGAACTTCAATGTTCTCCTAATCAACTCAAACAAGTCTTTGTAAATATATTGAAAAATGCAATTGAATCGATGCCCAATGGAGGGAATGTTTCGATAGGTATACGAAAATGGAAGAAAAAGCGAGTGGTTATTACTTTTAAGGATGAAGGTCCTGGTATAGATAAAGAACTCTTAAAGTATTTGGGAACACCATTTTATACAACAAAAGACAAGGGAATCGGTCTAGGATTAACTGTAAGCAATAAAATCGTTCAAGAACACGACGGTACGATGAAAATAGACAGTCAGCAAGGAAAAGGAACAACCGTAAAAATCGAATTAGACTGTATTTAATATTATTTTGTTGAAAAACAATTAAATGCCTATCAATCTTTATGCCAGTCCATCATTAGATAAAGAGACAAGATTAATTATAGATAAGGATGGATTGAAAATGGCGAAGAGGAACAGAGGGAAAACGATCAACTACCTGCCATCAAGGGGCCGCGGGACATGTCCTTTGTGTGGAAGGACAAGAATTAAGCTGTTATATCCCTATAAAACAGAAACAAACCAAACAATCAAGGTATGCAAAAACTGCCGGATTAAATAACTAGAATCAAAAGTTCCTTGGGAAGCTTCCTTGGGAACTTTTTTCTTGTGTGTAAAAGGTAATATTTTTATCCTAAATGTATGCAGCTGTGAAGAGTGAGGAAATGTAACTTTCTTCCTATTTTTTTACTATTTTCAGGAGAAAGGTTGGATAGTATTTTAATACACGCAATATTAAAATAACTCTATGTTATAAAAATACATATTTTTTAATAAAAATACACATAGGTGTGGAGGTTCTTTTATGAAGAAGAAAAAAATTGCAGGTCTTCTAGTAGTTAGTTTACTTACCGCAGTCCCCTTTTCAACAGGTTTTGCAGAGGGCCCAAAATGGACGAATGTGAATGTGGTGGAGGAACAGGAT
This Neobacillus sp. YX16 DNA region includes the following protein-coding sequences:
- a CDS encoding antibiotic biosynthesis monooxygenase, with protein sequence MFYQVRRIVVKEGFSEQVVENFSNRGGLMAQRPGYIGKQILVKKVRRGEEEVMVMIQWESEEDWKNWEKSPEHIAGHKAKPKAEKPEYVVESSHDLYYVKG
- a CDS encoding multidrug efflux SMR transporter, with protein sequence MDWLMLILGGCFEVVGVIGLKRTADKGNIVNYLILIGGFIMSFQLLVQAMETIPLSTAYAVWTGIGTVGAAVVGMVFFKESKSWLRTACILGIIFSVVGLKLVH
- a CDS encoding peroxiredoxin; the protein is MILEAPLKVGDIAPDFSLPATTKDPLSLSDYRGKMNLVVAFYGMDFTPGUIKEIASWKEDYKRFEQLGAEVIGISADHIHSHRVFAASMGTLPYPLASDWKRQTIKDYKVFNEKGEVAIRSVFVINRDGMITYINTSFKADKKEDYEAVFSELEKLTTH
- a CDS encoding siderophore ABC transporter substrate-binding protein, with translation MKKWSFLVLMASMILLLAACGSKEESKTETTDAKPAAAEKMTIEHKYGKVEIDKNPEKIVVFDFGILDTLDELGVEVTGVPQTAVPAYLEKYAGEGYTNVGSLKEPDFEAIHAMQPEVIFITTRQAELYDQFAEIAPTVYVELDYTKYMESFEKNMNLVGDIFDKKDEVASRVEEIKASVDELNKKASALDKKGLIVLANEGKVSAYGPSSRFGVIHDVFGFGAADEKIEVSTHGQSITMEYIMETNPDVLFVIDRNTAVGGEAGAEKVIENELVKKTTAFKENKIIYLDPDAWYLSGGGLQSVKLMAEEIEKSL
- a CDS encoding SMR family transporter, which encodes MNESKTITNSNTASESKAWLYVIIAGFLEVVWASGFKYDEVPSLVVLIAILLSFDLIIRATKVIPVGTVYAVFAGIGTIGTVIVEVIFENGSVSPLRILLILLLLACIIGLKLTNKEGEV
- a CDS encoding ABC transporter ATP-binding protein produces the protein MIQVRALSKLYGKKSVVEDVTVDIQPRKITSFIGPNGAGKSTLLSMVSRLLDSDTGEVLIDKFDVKKMKSNDFAKKVSILKQSNYMNVRLTIRELVSFGRFPYSKGRLTEEDERMVDQSLEYMHLTEMQDSFLDELSGGQRQRAFIAMVIAQDTEYILLDEPLNNLDMKHSVQIMKILRRLVDELGKTVVIVLHDINFASVYSDRIVAMKDGKVVKDGPTEEIIESAALKEIYDMDIPIQKMDGCRICVYFSS
- a CDS encoding iron chelate uptake ABC transporter family permease subunit, yielding MRNSVKLAILALIAAGACAIYLFHDLNGSFGYALPKRTIKVLAMVLTGVTIAYATVVFQTITHNKILTPSIMGLDSLYMLLQTLIIFFLGSGHMLIVNKQVNFLLSVAVMIVFALFLYKFLFKKGNQPIYFLLLVGIIVGTFFSSISTFFQVLIDPNEFQIVQDRMFASFNNINSDLVWLAIAIVCLVMIYAWRFLKYLDVLSLGRDTAINLGVPYDSIVKKMLVIVAVFISISTGLVGPITFFGLIVANLSYQFFKTYKHTVLISGAILMSIIALVGGQWVVERVFTFSTTLSVIINFIGGVYFIYLLLKERKAT
- a CDS encoding ABC transporter ATP-binding protein, with product MNPKQDGLKPFISLILSAKIPKLALGIGLTASLITTLAGLLVPVLTKNLVDGFSVSSLSVPLMIGIGAAFIFQAVINGVSIYLLSFVGQKIVARLRERMWVKLIRLPVSFFDKQSSGETVSRVISDTSIVRDLISNHFPQFITGIISIIGAITILLIMDWKMTLLMLISVPLTFIIMMPLGRKMAKISRGLQDETATFTGNIQQTLSEIRLMKASTAEKHEETKGLSGIEKLLGFGLKEARITALIAPIMYLVVMIVIVMIIGYGGMRVANGTMSTGSLVAFLLYLFQIIFPITSFAMFFTQLQKAKGATERIIDILNLPLEEGQKGMELDIGNKPILVRNVSFSYSEDEPVLEDVSFEAQPGEMIAFAGPSGGGKTTMFGLLERFYEPTSGKIIVGDIPITDLSAVTWRSQIGYVSQESAMMAGTIRENLCYGLPNDESITDERLWEVCEMAYASEFIKSFSDGLGTEVGERGVKLSGGQRQRIAIARAFLRDPKILMMDEATASLDSQSEGIVQQALSRLMEGRTTFVIAHRLSTIVDADKIIFIEKGRVTGIGTHHELTQSHDLYREFAEQQLTSQENTKKVH
- a CDS encoding PAS domain S-box protein, with the protein product MKDYDLFGEIAMAKCYPIFGRAGTADLYNPDELLDLFLRCTVDGICITNMENRFIRINQIYTKIFGYTEDDVIGRCVDEFPNPDFLNGIMLKVKDGQDFPNLISQFHHKNGHLLDIAVSYSPLRTSTGGIIATIAIFRDVTKEINMERELKKTRELYKLISENASDLIKVYSKDKTIVYASPSHEKVLGFSPDELIGQHVLDVIQAEEQEPLKRMSKNLHDSGEPQLIQLKLKTKDNKAFYSETTVSPVYNENMGIESYVTVGRNITERIENDKALRNLDRLSIIGQLAAGVAHEIRNPLTSLKGFSKLLKTSTPSEKQNEYLSIISDELDRIDMIVNEFMSLAKPQAIQFEQGNLISIIDSTINVLRPQAMLDNVQFTVKYPKEDNLELQCSPNQLKQVFVNILKNAIESMPNGGNVSIGIRKWKKKRVVITFKDEGPGIDKELLKYLGTPFYTTKDKGIGLGLTVSNKIVQEHDGTMKIDSQQGKGTTVKIELDCI
- a CDS encoding C39 family peptidase, producing MKNHQSKKIALVSLLLIFPIYYASISPIKTSAEYKSDVHMDRTVVVYQKETLMKESILLSVPALMQFPELPRGCEVTSLAMLLNFAGVPVDKLTLADEIPKVPYLIGEIYGNPHLGFVGNMYTYNEPGLGVYHEVIEDLANQYLPNQIDNITGDPFSSVQKKLNDGKPVWVIVGSTYTFLPEKHWETWNTNEGEIKITRKVHSVLVTGYDENHVYFNDPFFPDQNRSADFQDFVTSWSQFGSQAISY
- a CDS encoding ABC transporter permease, which gives rise to MKKRYLLLGLILLSAVSLFVGVSSISPLDLLDFQSEETQIFLISRLPRLIAILLAGAGMSIAGLIMQQLSRNKFVSPTTAGTLDATRLGILVSMLLFANATMLEKMAVAFAFALAGTFLFMQILDRIKFKDAIFIPLVGLMFGNILSSVTTFFAYRADVIQNMSAWLQGDFSMIMKGRYELLYISLPILIIAYFYANRFTVAGMGEDFSKNLGLAYRQIVNIGLILVALVTTTVVLTVGIIPFLGLIIPNIISIFKGDHLQKTLPHTALLGAIFLLICDILGRVLIYPYEISISLMVGVIGSGIFLYLLFRRKAYA